Genomic DNA from Hordeum vulgare subsp. vulgare chromosome 2H, MorexV3_pseudomolecules_assembly, whole genome shotgun sequence:
TGGAATCTACTACTAGCAGTAATCCTATAAAATTTAGCGAGCATCGCCATCAACCAAGGTCGCCTAACCTATACAGAGTCAGAATTGTGGCCAAGCTTACGGATGCACACCTCCACACTGCCATCCTCGATGCCCGGCAGGTCCTTCGGGACCAGCAGGAagaccttctccttctctccCAGCCCGTGACGCAGCGATGTGTTCCGTGCCGTCGACTGCATCTGCACCCAGGGCCGTCTGCCACTGTTTCCTGCCGGCGTCTTCAGCTCATACACGAACTCCTGCTCCCGAGCGTTCTCAGGGCGGATGCAGATCATGGACAGAGCAATGCCACGGCCCTCGCTGAAGCTGTCGAGGAAGAACAGCTCACCATCATCCCGGCTCTGGAAGATGGTCGACGCGAGGGCAGAGGCCCGGAAGTTCTCGTCATAGTGAAACCTGATTGTGTCCCAGTGGTGGCGGAGAGTGAGGTGGGTCGTGAGTGCGACAGCCCGGCTGGCGAAGCCACATTGGGAGACAGGGCAGAAGATAGGCTCGTGGCGGCAGGTCTGCTCATGCTCGCGCATCTCATGGTGCGGAAGGTAGGCCTCACAGTCGTGCACTTTGTTGCGGCAGGAGAAGCGGATGCGGCCTAGGAACTCCTCGACGACGCGGTTGCGCCCATAACCATTGCCGCTGCCGCAGCAACTGCACCGGTTGTCCCCGACTTCTTCGTGGCACCTCGAGCAAGTGACGTGGGCGAAGGGGCACTGCAAGCATACCATATATCAAGAACACATCAAGAACACAGCTGGGTTGATTATAACCTAATAAAAATAGAAATGTGATACAACTGCAATCGGAAGTTACCTGGTAGACCGGCGGCGAGAGCATGCGGCGGCAGGCCTTGCAGGTGAAGAGGCGGTCGTAGTCGTCGATCCGGACGCTGTACTCGCCGGTGCGCCCATGCTCGCCCAGCTCCTTGTGGGCGTGTGGCCTCCAGGCAGGCCTCCGCCCGTGCCGGTCGAGGTCGTCCGACCCGCGGCTGCGGCTCAgatcgtcggcgtcgtcgtcgctgGGCGGCCTGTGCGACCACGAGCGGCAGGGCGACGGCGAGTGCGAGAGCGACCTGTAGGTCGACGGCGACGGCAGCGGCGAGGGTGACCggtagggcgacggcgacggagagTAGACCGACGGCGACCCACGACGGCGCCTGGGGCTACCCTCCGCCTCGCTCGGCGACGTGCGAAGGCGCTTCCCCCCGCCGCTCCCACTGTAGCTCATCTCCGGCGTCCCCGCGGGTTGCGCGCCGGAGCACGTCGCTGCAGATCGATACGGCGCCGGAGGACGACGGTAAGGAAAGCGATCAACACTCTACAAATCCCACTACCGAATTGCGGCGGAGTATTCGAGGGCCGGAGAATGGGCGGGGCCTTACCTGAGCTCGAAGACGGCGGAtctggcggcggcagggggctcgGCACTCGCGCGCCCGTCGCCGAGGGTAAGCGCTGCTTGGGGAGaggaggagcggcggcggccgTGGGGGTGGCCGGGCGCGAGCCAAACCCTCGCCGGCGGCGCGGAGTCGGGGGACGAGAGGAGAGGGGATCGGAACGGCCAAGCAATGGGGTTTCTaccctgctttttatttttctcttgccTGGTCGGTGCCGGAGGCGGCCCAGTCCAACTACAACTCTTCACGCGTGGCCCGTTTAGCCCAGACTAGTTCGAACAATAATACTATACCTTTTCTTTTTGCCGAAATCACTAACCACCAGAACTCTTTGCAACGGTCACTTTTGGGAGTTCccgcaaaaaataaaaataaaaaggtaaCTTTTGGGAGTTTTTTTTCTAGATCATTTAAAATGGTTTATCTTTTAAACCATGTGTTCAAATCTCGAACCGTATTTATCGTCAGATTCCTCAcgttcaaattttcaaaattaGATACCAAGTTGATAGGTTTTGAAAAACTTCTCTTTCCACGAAAAAAACCAAACAGAGAACATGTTTTATTCCCGTTTTTGAGAGACATGCCATGCCTCTCGTGGAAACAAATCTCTGTCTCTAACGAAAGAAACACCGTGCTTTAAAGGAAGGAAAATTAAAAAGAAGACACATGATTTCTTATTCCCGAGAGGCACAAGGAAAGAAAATATGTGTCTTTCGCAAAAACAAAACCATGCCTTTTGCGaaagataaaaacataattttcttTGTTTCAGAGAGGCATGGAGGCCGTGCCTCTCGTGACAGGAAAAAAATGTTTCAGAAAGCTCACGCGAAGCAGATTTGTGCCTCTCGTAAAACCTCAACTACGACCCTCGAGAAAGAATAAAAAAGTTTTTTCACACAAAATATGAATATTATTTTAACCCAAAGGCTAAGAAACACACAAAAACCAAAAcggccaaaaaacaaaaaaatcctaaaaaGACGAAAATGTGtctaaaaattaaaattaaaattcgAAACGAACATCCAAAACGCAACACGTGGCGGCTGCTGACAACGCACCAAATGACGTGTTCTCAGCCCACCCCAAGTGAACCTTGGGGAGGCTTGTGAAGTAGCGATCCTTCATTAGTTGCTCCCCTTTTCTCCGGAAAGCTCCTCCCATCGCATTACAGACTAGGAAGAGTAATCGCGAGGACTTAGAGGTTTTTTGGGTTCACAGGTAGTAGTTGATCCTTGGTTGTTGACTTTCCAAGAAGAGTCATTTTTCACAGaaaataaaacccaaaacattagcaataaaaaGTGCACTGAATTCTATGAAAGTCCATGATTTAAAAAAAGATGCATTCCAAAGAAAAAATGCCaatttgaaaaaacttcatcacttttttaaaagaaaatgtttcaaaaaaaatcatcaaattttagaaaaaatcaaaaattaaGAAAAAAGGGTTTCAAAAAAGCTCGCGATTTTGTAAAAAAAtacttattttaataattgtttcgaATATTTCATGTattttgaaaaaggaaaaaacgaaaaaacagacaagaaaataaaagtaaaaaagaaaCGAAAAAATCTTCCAGAAAAACTATCAAGACCTTCACAAAATCGACTAGTCGCTTGCAAAAAAACGGAACTCGCCTTTTTCTTTTGACAAACAAATCTGAATAGGACATCCTACCTGCCGCTCCATGCGGCAGGAAAGAGCTGCAACGCACAGGGCTCGccccacctggcccggcccagcttgtTATTTATTCATAAAATTGTAATAATTTTTGTatgtttccttttccttttcggcatattttcctttcttcttttctctttttcgttttttttagttttttactTTATTGTCGCATTTTAagcaaaacattttttgaatttgaaaaaccatttttttgaatttacgaAAAAGAGGAAATGGACAGAAAGGAAAATGTTTCCTTTTTTCTGTCACTTTTTTCCGTTTCTGTATATTTCCTTTCTTAtcgttcttttttctttttcttttttcatttttttgtgtatATGAAGGACAAACACTTTTCGAATTTGAGGAACAAATTTGAAAGTGCTAACAAATTTTTCAAGCACAAGCATTTTTCGAatattgagaacaaattttgaaactggaAACAATTTTGAGAAATCTTGAACAGATTTGGAagtgcgaacaattttttaaagccagAACATTTGTTGAatattgagaacaaaattttgtaaAAGAGATGAACTGTGAAAAAACCCGAACAAATTTAAAAGCGCAAATAAATCTTTAAAGCTctaatatttttgaattttgagaacagaTATCGAAACcgagaataattttgaaaaatcctgaagaaatttggaagcgcaaaaaaaattaaagcatgaacattttttgaatcttgcgaacaaaattttgaaaaaagagaacaatttttaaaaccctTGAACATATTTGAAAGGACGAACAAATTTTTAACGCAGTAACATTCTTtggattttgagaacaaatttcaaaatcaagaataattttgaaaaatcctgaacaaatttggaagcactaACAATTTTGTAAAGCcaggacattttttgaatcttgagaacaaatttttaaaacagagaataATTTTGGAAAAAGTCAAAAAAATTGGAAGCATGAACGAttttaaacatttttaaaaacggagaacaaatttgaaagcgtcaACAAACTTTTAAggaatgaacatttttttaatcttgAAAACAAATTCGAAAaacgagaacaattttgaaaaatgggaaacaaatttgaaaatccgaacaattttttaaacatGTTTAAATCAAGAACAAATttcaaacatttttcgaatttagAAAAAAAATCACAACATTTTCTGAAAACTTAAAACTTTCTTGAATAtatagaatattttttgaaaaatccaGATCATGCTTTAGAAAAGCagaaacattttttcaatttgAATAACAGCTTTTGAAAATCTGAAGCATTTTCAGAATTTATGAATGAAATTTGAAAAACAAGAAAATTATGAAATTTGATACATTTTTtaaagcaagaacattttttaaaaatccaaaacattttttgaaacagaaaaaaaaagcaaaaaaagaaatagaaaagaaaaagaaaaaagacatTAAAAAACAGTTCAGGAACCTTGTAGATGATTCCCAAAACCGAAACAAGCCGACTCCCAAAACCGGGATCACTGAAGCGTAAATCCCGACTGACGTGAGCGGCCCAAGTGGAGGAGGTGGTGTCATTCCCTATAAACCTCAAGACATTGGCTTTTATCCAACTGTTATGAGTGAAAAGCAATTGTTGTTTCTCAGTTATTAATAAATACTTAGATAAATTGTTATTTTTTGTTAATTCGATGAAATAAAAAAGTTATATAAGATCACTAAGAACATCTCTAACCTATCCCTTGCAAGTAGTAGCAAATGACCGAGTATCCTTTAGAAAATAATATTTATTGTTAAAAAAGCGTGTTTTTtaatcggtttcttcaacttaagCGCTAAAAATTAAACACAAATGCAGTTATTTTTGGGTTGTTTGGTCTAATTTCACTAGTCGGTTTTTCTTAAATGACATCTTTGTCACATAATTCACTATTCCTTCCTTAAGACAACCGATCCGAAGAAAAGTACAAAGAATATTAAACATTTCAATAGGAACATCACTTTGTTAACCGCTCCTAGTAATGTGCTCAATGCTTTTGTATCTCTTCATTAACTACACTGTTTCTTTTCTCTATTGGCATATTAAAACACGAAAATTCTAAACATACGAAGTTATACGGAGGGTTTACGGACTCCTTAGACAACTAATTTCTACCGCCCCATGATTCTCAGGGGTATGGGCCCCTCGCCCTTATTTCTTCCAATCATCTTAGCCCACCTAATCATTTCCGTAAATTTCCGTAAATATTATCCGTACGTGTAGGGTCGCTCATTAAAATACATTGTTTCTTTTCTCGTGATGGTTTCTTTCTTTTCTAACAACTGGTGCATCAACATCTAGCAGATGTACACCATGGATGGGCGGTAGTTTAGAACATGTTTTTACACAGAAACTACCATTTAGAACTTTAGTGCAAAATGTTCTTGCTCTATGGTAAAAATATGTCGTCTACCGCTTTGTCATAATCCCATTGTGTTTTTGTGTAGTTTTTACCATTCATTTGTGCGATGGGAAACAATGATCAATCATGTGTCATAAGCTACAAACCATCACCATTTCTACTGTAATCCAGTTGACATTTCCTTTTTCATTATACTTAAAGCATCTACATCCGGACCCTTCATATGTCTACGGACGCATCCTGTTAGTGATCAGAcaggaaaaacaagaaaaaaagtgATCCAATCGAACCCTTCATACCATCCCTAAATGTACAGTTGTCTGCAACCCTCGTATCCATCTTAAATATGGGGAGGATATAAGGGTTCGCTGACGCGTCCGGTCGGTCCGCCACATAGGACGCAATCCCATCCTAGATcacttttttctttatttattcttttctttCACTCTCTTTCTCTCATCAATCACGTGCAAATGATTTGACATATGAGAAAGGAAATGAAGAGAGTGGATGCACGGACGAATAAATAGGGGACACGCTCGGTCATTGACCGGACGCATCCGTCGgcattagagcaactccaatgagGCGATCCACTTCGTCCGCCGCCGTTCGTTTGGGTCGCCGCGAACAAAAATGATGGCCCAACgcaccgacccaaacggacacgcGTCCGGTTTTCGTCCGCGGACGACCCATTCCCGACCCATTTTTGAGCCGgatttgcgtcggcgcggacaCGCGACGGGCGCGCGCATGCTCGCCTTCTCTTCCGCCGGGCCCGCTGGTCGGAGGCATATGGCCTCCCCACAACCAATCCTCGCCCGCCTCCTTTGTCGTCGATGTCGCCGCCTATTTTTCCGGCGACTCTGCCAGCTGTCGGCGCCTCCACATCCGCCCAGCAACGCCGCCCACTCCCACGtcgcccgccgccgccatcgtctTGCCGTCGGGGAACCAACTGCTtcccactcccccccccccacacacacacacccccacccccaccacaGAGCCCCGCCGGGGAGCCGCCTCGCCGCCCGGTCAGATCCTCACTGCCATGCTCGTCGGACACCGACAGGGAAGCTAGCTGGTCTGTGCGCGACTCCCTTCGCCAGCCGTCTTCTTCGTCGACGCCCGCAAGTTGTTCGACGGTttgccaaggtacaaaatggactccGCCGACGAGTTCTTTTTTCACAATTTCCTTTGCGACTCTGACGATTCGTCGtctgatgacgaggaggaggtattggctgccgtgttggtccatcaccaGCTCAATAGCCAACATCCGTTGTTCCGTGGCTCCATTCCGGGCCACCTTCCGGcgttgaatcgcaaccgagagagcgGGCATTTCCTTCTTTGAAAGGACTACTTTGATACAACAAACCCGTTGTTCAAGCATCAAAAAATCTGCCGTCGTTTCCATATGAGTAGGCATCTTTTCAACCGTATTAGAGAGGGGGTGGTCGGCTATGATaactatttcgagtgcaaagaggatgtCGTTGGCAAGATAGGTTTttcctcttatcagaaatgcattgtcgccatccgaatgcttgcatacggagtgccTGGTGATCTTAGTGACGAGTACGTCTGTATGAGCGAGTCTACTTGCCTAGAGTCCCTGTATAAGTTCTGCAAGGCTGCTATTGTTGTatttggccctgagtacttgagagagccgactgTTGAAGATACAGCCTGTTTGTTGGTGATAAATGTCAGTAGgggcttcccagggatgcttggtagcatagactgcatgcactgggagtggaagaactgACCTTTTGCTTGGCAAAGGCAATATAAGGGTCATGTCaaggcttgcactgtcatactagAGGCCGTTGCGTCTGAAGATCTCCGGATCTGgcactctttctttggcatggaCGGATCACACAATGGTATCAACGTGCTTCAGCGTTCGCCGGTGTTAGCTaggcttgccgaaggcaacaGCCTACCGGTGAAATTTAATGTCAACGGCCACAACTACGACAAAGGATACTACCTGGATGACGGTATCTATCCtcatgttggggaatgtcgcatgggaaacaaaaattttcctacgcgcacgaagacctatcatggtgatgtccatctacgagaggggatgagtgatctacgtacccttgtagatcgtacagcagaagcgttagtgaacgcggttgatgtagtggaacgtcctcacgtccctcgatccgccccgcgaacaatcccgcgatcagtcccacgatctagtaccaaacggacggcacctctgcgttcagcacacgtacagctcgacgatgatctcggccttcttgatccagcaagagagacggagaggtagaagagttctccggcaacgtgacggcgctccggaggttggtgatgaccttgtctcagcagggctccgcccgagctccgcagaaacgcgatctagaggaaaaaccgtggaggtatgtggtcgggctgccgtgggaaagtcgtctcaaatcagccctaaaacctccgtatatataggtgggagggaggggaccttgccttggggctcaaggagccccaagggggtcggccgagtccaaggggggaggactccccccccccaaaccgagttggacttggtttggtgggagggagtcccccttccttcccacctcctccttttttttcttttctcttgattttttcttcttggcgcatagagcccttttgggctgtcccaccagcccactaagggctggtgtgccaccctcaaggcctatgggcttccctggagtgggttgccccccccccccccggtgaactcccggaacccattcgtcattcccggtacattcccggtaactccgaaaaccttccggtaatcaaatgaggtcatcctatatatcgatcttcgttttcggactattccggaaaccctcgtgacgtctgtgatctcatccgggactctgaacaacatttggtaaccaaccatataactcaaatacgcataaaacaacgtcgaaccttaagtgtgcagaccc
This window encodes:
- the LOC123431173 gene encoding E3 ubiquitin-protein ligase SINA-like 2, with the protein product MSYSGSGGGKRLRTSPSEAEGSPRRRRGSPSVYSPSPSPYRSPSPLPSPSTYRSLSHSPSPCRSWSHRPPSDDDADDLSRSRGSDDLDRHGRRPAWRPHAHKELGEHGRTGEYSVRIDDYDRLFTCKACRRMLSPPVYQCPFAHVTCSRCHEEVGDNRCSCCGSGNGYGRNRVVEEFLGRIRFSCRNKVHDCEAYLPHHEMREHEQTCRHEPIFCPVSQCGFASRAVALTTHLTLRHHWDTIRFHYDENFRASALASTIFQSRDDGELFFLDSFSEGRGIALSMICIRPENAREQEFVYELKTPAGNSGRRPWVQMQSTARNTSLRHGLGEKEKVFLLVPKDLPGIEDGSVEVCIRKLGHNSDSV